One Chryseobacterium geocarposphaerae DNA window includes the following coding sequences:
- a CDS encoding TonB-dependent receptor, with protein sequence MKYKIQSTLLFFLAFSLKTYSQEKGNDQVKQKFTLSGTVANSLNNETLIGANITIPEINTTITTNSYGFYSITLPKGDYTIIISNTGFDNIEEKISLSESIKRNFVMSEKSKAIEEVVIKANSTKANIQKPEMSVNKLSIATIKKMPAVMGEVDVLKSILQLPGVSNAQEGSSGFNVRGGSVDGNLVLLDEAIVYNTSHLFGFFSVFNSDVIKDLKLYKGGIPANFGGRIFSVLDIYQKEGNNKEYHASGGIGAISSRLLVEGPLVKEKSSFVVAGRASYAHLIMKLANEPNSAYFYDLNAKLNYKLNDKNNLFLSGYLGNDNMNFNDGFINTYGNSILNVRWNHIFSDKLFSNASMIYSDYNYGLKLKFVGIDWKSDIKNYNFKYDFKHYLSNKLNLSYGLNSIYYQFNPGTIKPFGETSSINPDQIAKKYAFENALYISAEQKISEKLAINYGLRYSYFQRLGKETISTYESNQPVVFNPELQIYEEAKPTGTVTYEKNKKIIDFGNLEPRFSAAYSFNENQSLKASYNRMSQYVHLISNTASVSPLDIWAPSDQYLKPEILDQVALGYFQNFKNGKYSLEVETFYKKIKNKADYIDGAELIANKAIERVLLNGEGRAYGLEIMAKKNTGKLTGWLSYTLSRAEQRTPGRNANEPGINNGEWYRANYDKMHNFSITAAYQFSKKWSFGGIFTFQSGKAATFPNGKYHYQGVTIASYCLRNENSLSAYHHLDLSATYTPKPDKAKRWKSEWVFSIYNVYGRNNAAAFTFGQNTDTGASEVRRMSIFGIIPSVTYNFKF encoded by the coding sequence ATGAAATACAAAATCCAGAGCACCCTGCTTTTTTTCCTTGCTTTTTCATTAAAGACATATTCTCAGGAAAAGGGAAATGATCAGGTAAAGCAGAAATTCACCTTAAGCGGAACCGTTGCCAACAGCCTTAATAATGAAACACTGATCGGTGCCAATATTACCATTCCTGAAATCAATACAACGATTACCACCAATTCGTACGGGTTTTACTCCATCACTTTACCAAAAGGAGATTACACCATTATCATCAGCAATACAGGCTTTGATAATATTGAAGAAAAAATATCGCTTTCGGAAAGCATAAAGAGAAATTTCGTTATGTCTGAAAAAAGCAAAGCCATTGAAGAGGTTGTCATAAAAGCAAACAGTACCAAGGCAAACATTCAGAAACCTGAGATGAGCGTAAACAAGCTATCTATTGCGACCATAAAAAAAATGCCCGCGGTAATGGGAGAGGTAGATGTATTGAAATCCATTTTACAGCTTCCCGGCGTTTCGAATGCACAGGAGGGTTCATCCGGATTTAACGTAAGAGGAGGCTCTGTAGACGGAAATCTGGTTTTACTCGATGAAGCTATTGTTTACAATACTTCACATTTATTCGGATTTTTTTCTGTTTTTAATTCTGATGTCATTAAAGATTTAAAATTGTATAAAGGAGGAATTCCTGCCAATTTCGGGGGCCGTATTTTTTCCGTTCTGGATATTTACCAAAAAGAAGGAAATAATAAAGAATATCATGCAAGCGGCGGAATTGGAGCCATCTCCAGCAGATTACTGGTTGAAGGCCCGCTTGTAAAAGAAAAAAGCTCGTTTGTGGTAGCCGGCCGCGCTTCCTACGCACATCTCATTATGAAGCTTGCCAATGAACCAAACTCTGCCTATTTCTATGATTTGAACGCCAAATTAAACTATAAGCTGAATGATAAAAACAATCTTTTCCTGTCCGGATATTTGGGGAATGACAATATGAATTTCAATGACGGGTTTATCAACACCTACGGAAATTCTATTCTGAATGTAAGATGGAATCATATTTTTTCTGATAAGTTATTTTCCAATGCCTCAATGATTTACAGTGATTATAATTATGGATTGAAGCTGAAATTTGTGGGCATCGACTGGAAATCGGATATCAAAAATTACAACTTTAAGTATGATTTTAAACATTATTTGTCTAATAAACTCAATCTGAGCTATGGTCTTAATTCCATTTATTATCAATTTAATCCCGGAACGATAAAGCCATTTGGCGAAACTTCGAGCATTAATCCGGATCAGATCGCAAAAAAGTATGCTTTTGAAAACGCTTTATACATCAGTGCAGAACAAAAAATCTCCGAGAAGCTTGCCATTAATTATGGTCTTAGATACAGTTATTTTCAAAGGCTCGGAAAGGAGACCATAAGTACATATGAAAGTAATCAACCTGTGGTCTTTAATCCGGAATTACAGATTTACGAAGAAGCAAAACCTACAGGAACAGTCACTTATGAAAAAAACAAGAAAATCATTGATTTCGGAAATCTTGAGCCCCGCTTTTCCGCCGCCTACTCTTTCAATGAGAATCAATCTTTGAAAGCCAGTTATAACCGCATGAGCCAGTATGTACATCTTATTTCCAATACGGCTTCCGTTTCCCCGCTTGATATCTGGGCACCGAGTGATCAGTATCTGAAGCCTGAAATTCTGGATCAGGTGGCATTGGGTTATTTTCAAAACTTTAAAAACGGAAAATATTCTTTGGAAGTGGAAACTTTTTATAAAAAAATAAAAAATAAGGCAGACTATATAGACGGAGCCGAACTTATTGCCAACAAAGCTATTGAGAGAGTTCTTCTGAACGGCGAAGGAAGAGCGTACGGGCTGGAAATCATGGCTAAAAAAAATACCGGAAAATTAACAGGCTGGTTGTCTTATACCCTTTCCAGGGCAGAACAAAGAACTCCGGGAAGAAATGCAAACGAACCCGGAATCAATAACGGAGAATGGTATCGTGCCAATTATGATAAAATGCACAACTTTTCCATTACGGCAGCGTATCAGTTCAGTAAAAAATGGTCGTTTGGCGGAATTTTCACTTTTCAGTCCGGAAAAGCGGCTACATTTCCCAACGGAAAGTATCACTATCAGGGTGTTACCATTGCCAGCTACTGTTTAAGAAACGAAAACTCACTTTCAGCTTATCACCATTTGGATCTGTCTGCAACGTATACTCCAAAGCCGGATAAAGCCAAGAGATGGAAAAGCGAATGGGTTTTCAGCATCTACAATGTTTATGGAAGAAATAATGCTGCAGCTTTCACTTTCGGGCAGAATACAGACACCGGGGCCAGTGAAGTGAGAAGGATGTCCATTTTCGGGATTATTCCGAGTGTGACTTATAATTTCAAATTTTAA
- a CDS encoding sensor histidine kinase, translating into MNKALDKQFANESWAIQFLISSRYRIFRHLLLVFMISTVLYNSTSEITEPTLVLLFVLLLFYINMYVLVPKLLFNNKYVLYILSILGIVAISVFAGTSLSDSGADGLNIPLFVALVLILVSASASIKFFQKWVVDKQVIYALEKSKITTELDQLKNQINPHFLFNMLNNANVLTKKDPEKASQVLMKLSDLLRYQLYDSSREFVFLTSDIHFLEDFLNLEQVRRDNFDFLISKEGNLSGVQIPPLLFISFVENAVKHNNDSSKPSYVNLFFEVKNNELHFKCINSKPDTKAVHTDSGGLGLANIKRRLDLLFPSSHSLIIENNPETYCINLTFEL; encoded by the coding sequence ATGAATAAAGCTTTAGATAAACAATTTGCAAACGAATCCTGGGCAATCCAATTTCTGATTTCTTCCAGATACAGAATTTTCAGACATTTGCTGCTCGTTTTTATGATCAGTACGGTTCTGTACAACAGCACCTCTGAGATCACTGAGCCTACTCTGGTCTTACTTTTTGTACTGCTTTTGTTTTATATCAATATGTATGTGCTGGTACCGAAACTTTTGTTTAATAACAAATATGTCTTATATATTCTGTCAATTTTGGGAATTGTTGCAATTTCTGTTTTTGCCGGGACTTCTTTGTCTGATTCCGGGGCAGACGGACTGAATATTCCTCTTTTTGTAGCACTTGTTCTGATCCTTGTTTCCGCTTCGGCATCAATAAAGTTTTTTCAAAAATGGGTGGTTGATAAGCAGGTTATTTATGCATTGGAAAAATCGAAAATTACAACTGAGCTTGATCAGCTTAAAAACCAGATCAATCCGCACTTTCTTTTTAATATGCTCAACAATGCGAATGTTCTTACCAAAAAAGATCCGGAAAAGGCATCGCAGGTATTGATGAAGCTCAGCGATCTTCTTCGTTATCAGCTGTATGACAGCTCCAGGGAATTTGTTTTTCTGACTTCGGATATTCATTTTCTTGAAGATTTTCTGAATCTGGAACAGGTAAGGCGTGATAATTTTGATTTCCTCATTTCCAAGGAAGGGAATTTAAGCGGCGTTCAGATTCCTCCACTACTCTTTATTTCATTTGTAGAAAATGCTGTGAAACATAATAATGACTCCTCAAAACCGTCTTATGTTAATCTGTTTTTTGAGGTTAAAAATAATGAGCTTCACTTCAAATGTATCAATTCAAAGCCTGATACAAAAGCTGTACATACAGATTCCGGAGGTTTAGGGCTTGCCAATATCAAACGCAGGCTGGATCTGCTTTTTCCTTCTTCCCATTCTTTAATAATTGAAAATAATCCTGAAACATATTGCATCAACTTGACTTTTGAGCTTTAA
- a CDS encoding response regulator produces MMNCIIVNEEPVARNAIKKLIGKTKSLKLLATFDDTREATNFMMTHMVNVIFFDIQTLDANEIEFLKFIPEETFLHKKVHPIQVFQHLRELIQKLYTSNSFI; encoded by the coding sequence ATGATGAACTGTATTATTGTAAATGAAGAACCTGTGGCAAGAAATGCAATTAAAAAACTTATTGGTAAAACCAAAAGCTTAAAGCTGCTGGCTACTTTTGACGACACCAGGGAAGCCACTAATTTTATGATGACCCATATGGTGAACGTTATTTTTTTCGATATCCAAACCTTGGATGCTAATGAAATTGAATTCCTGAAATTCATCCCGGAAGAAACATTTCTTCATAAGAAAGTACACCCAATTCAGGTTTTCCAACACCTTCGAGAATTGATTCAAAAACTTTATACTTCCAATTCCTTTATTTAA
- a CDS encoding TROVE domain-containing protein — MKFNFLRKENKVVTNYEGAKAYTMTPAEELYSAVVTTGLSNATYEKGNDRLVRIQSLILKNDPEFVAKLAVYARKDMHLRSIPLVLTTELAKQTSGTDLVSRTVEGVIQRADEITELLAYYQLANERTDLKKLNKLSKQIQKGLVKSFNKFDEYQFAKYNRKAEVTLKDALFLVHPKAKDENQQAIFNKIVKDSLETPYTWEVELSVLGQTKFADEAERKSAFKNKWEELIFSNKLGYMATLRNLRNILEANVSSDAMYKVCNYLSDEKAVRNSKQLPFRFLAAYRELKNIDSKYTSSIMEALENAVMISAKNIKGFGFDTSVVIAADVSGSMQQPVSPKSKVLLYDIGLLMSMMLQSQCKNVITGMFGDTWKRVPMPKSGILTNVDAFYKREGEVGYSTNGYLVIEDLLNRREKVDKVMLFTDTQLWNSNGTRNSFEDSWNRYKNINPNAKLYIFDLAGYGKQPLDVRKNDVYLIAGWSDKIFDVLNALEDRKSAVEMIKKVVL; from the coding sequence ATGAAATTTAATTTTTTAAGAAAAGAGAATAAAGTAGTCACAAACTACGAAGGTGCAAAGGCTTACACAATGACACCTGCAGAAGAATTATATAGTGCTGTTGTTACAACAGGATTATCAAACGCTACCTATGAAAAGGGAAATGACAGATTGGTCAGAATCCAGTCTCTGATTCTGAAAAACGATCCGGAATTCGTTGCAAAATTGGCGGTTTATGCGAGAAAAGATATGCACTTGCGTTCAATTCCATTGGTTTTGACGACCGAATTGGCAAAACAGACTTCGGGTACAGACTTGGTAAGCAGAACTGTTGAAGGAGTGATCCAAAGAGCGGATGAAATCACGGAATTATTGGCATATTACCAATTGGCAAACGAAAGAACAGATTTGAAAAAATTGAACAAACTTTCAAAACAAATTCAGAAAGGTTTGGTAAAATCATTCAATAAATTTGATGAATACCAGTTCGCAAAATACAACAGAAAAGCAGAAGTAACCTTGAAAGATGCCTTGTTTTTGGTTCACCCGAAGGCAAAAGATGAAAATCAACAGGCTATTTTCAACAAGATCGTCAAGGATTCGTTAGAAACTCCGTACACTTGGGAAGTAGAACTTTCAGTGTTGGGTCAGACAAAATTTGCGGATGAAGCAGAAAGAAAATCAGCTTTCAAAAACAAATGGGAAGAACTGATTTTCAGCAACAAGCTGGGTTATATGGCAACATTGAGAAACCTTAGAAATATCCTGGAAGCCAACGTTTCATCAGATGCGATGTACAAAGTGTGTAACTATCTGTCGGATGAAAAAGCGGTGAGAAATTCAAAGCAATTGCCATTCAGATTTTTGGCGGCGTACAGAGAATTGAAAAATATAGATTCAAAATATACCTCATCCATCATGGAAGCATTGGAAAATGCGGTGATGATCAGTGCTAAAAACATCAAAGGTTTTGGTTTTGATACTTCGGTTGTGATCGCGGCAGACGTATCCGGTTCGATGCAACAACCTGTTTCTCCGAAATCTAAAGTGTTGTTGTATGATATCGGTTTACTGATGTCGATGATGCTGCAGTCACAATGTAAAAATGTGATTACAGGTATGTTCGGTGACACCTGGAAAAGAGTTCCGATGCCAAAGAGCGGTATTTTGACCAACGTAGATGCTTTCTACAAAAGAGAAGGTGAGGTGGGGTATTCCACAAACGGTTATTTGGTAATTGAAGATTTGCTTAACAGACGTGAAAAAGTGGATAAAGTAATGTTGTTTACCGATACACAACTGTGGAACAGCAACGGAACCCGAAATTCTTTTGAAGATTCATGGAATCGATATAAAAACATCAATCCAAATGCAAAATTATATATTTTTGACTTGGCGGGTTACGGAAAACAACCGTTAGATGTCAGAAAAAATGATGTATACCTTATTGCAGGTTGGTCCGACAAAATTTTTGACGTATTGAATGCTTTGGAAGACCGAAAATCTGCCGTGGAAATGATTAAAAAAGTAGTGCTGTAA
- a CDS encoding phosphate ABC transporter substrate-binding protein has protein sequence MKKLKSLRRAFGINEQGLIDFPKKISNVQISRILYGDEMGCSWCFPHGIETINSKEIKFQRNWKKYRKTQWKDLKK, from the coding sequence ATGAAAAAATTAAAGTCATTAAGACGAGCTTTCGGAATCAATGAACAAGGGTTAATTGATTTTCCGAAGAAAATTTCAAATGTCCAGATTTCCAGAATTTTATACGGAGATGAAATGGGATGCTCCTGGTGTTTTCCACATGGCATTGAAACTATTAATTCAAAAGAAATTAAGTTTCAGAGAAATTGGAAAAAATACAGAAAAACCCAATGGAAAGACTTAAAAAAGTAA
- a CDS encoding MBOAT family O-acyltransferase has product MLFNSIEFLIFLPTVFIIYWYLANKNLKFQNRLLFLASYFFYACWDWRFLFLLMFSTLLDYFTGLKMQKAGSLKIKRIWFWLSIIINLGFLGVFKYYNFFAESFAEFSSQIGWKSSPVLLNVILPLGISFYTFHGLSYVIDVYKGKIKAESNFVDYALFVSFFPLLVAGPIERATHLLPQIKEKRVFDYNKAVDGLRQVLWGLFKKIVIADNCAEFANQIFNHSADMNGSTLALGAVFFAFQIYGDFSGYSDIALGTARLFGFDLLRNFAFPYFSRDFAEFWRRWHISLSSWFKDYLYIPLGGSKGGKWMRIRNTFIIFIVSGFWHGANWTFIVWGLLNAIFIMPSILMKTNRKNLEIVSKGRQWPTIREFLQILITFGLTVFAWIFFRAENMTHAYQYITEMFSGSLFTIPEFAEKKKAVITILLVIIFILVEWKGRENQYAIEKLGLHWRKPLRYAMYYAIIISVFWFGGNTEQFIYFQF; this is encoded by the coding sequence ATGCTCTTTAACTCTATAGAATTTTTAATTTTCTTACCAACAGTTTTTATAATATACTGGTATCTTGCCAATAAAAATCTTAAATTCCAAAACAGATTATTATTTTTAGCAAGTTACTTTTTTTATGCCTGTTGGGATTGGCGCTTTCTTTTTCTGCTGATGTTTTCCACTTTACTGGATTATTTTACAGGTTTAAAAATGCAAAAGGCAGGAAGTTTAAAAATCAAAAGGATTTGGTTTTGGTTGAGTATTATTATCAATCTCGGATTCTTAGGAGTATTTAAATATTATAACTTTTTTGCTGAATCTTTTGCTGAATTTTCTTCTCAAATAGGGTGGAAATCCAGTCCGGTGTTACTTAATGTAATTCTTCCTCTGGGAATCTCTTTTTATACTTTTCACGGCCTTTCTTATGTGATAGACGTATATAAAGGTAAAATTAAAGCAGAAAGTAATTTTGTGGATTATGCTCTGTTCGTAAGCTTTTTTCCTCTTTTAGTTGCCGGTCCTATAGAAAGAGCTACCCACCTGCTTCCACAGATCAAAGAGAAAAGAGTTTTTGATTATAATAAAGCGGTAGATGGTTTGCGACAGGTACTGTGGGGATTATTCAAAAAAATAGTGATTGCTGATAATTGTGCAGAATTTGCCAATCAGATCTTTAATCACTCTGCAGATATGAACGGAAGTACATTGGCTCTGGGAGCCGTGTTTTTTGCCTTTCAGATTTATGGAGATTTCTCAGGATATTCCGATATTGCTTTAGGTACGGCCAGATTATTCGGATTTGATCTGTTGCGTAATTTTGCCTTTCCCTATTTTTCGAGAGATTTTGCAGAATTTTGGAGACGTTGGCATATTTCACTTTCTTCATGGTTTAAAGATTACCTATATATTCCTTTAGGAGGAAGTAAAGGCGGAAAATGGATGCGGATAAGAAATACATTTATCATTTTTATAGTGAGTGGATTCTGGCATGGGGCGAACTGGACGTTTATTGTATGGGGATTATTAAATGCCATATTTATTATGCCTTCTATCCTTATGAAAACCAATAGGAAAAATTTGGAAATTGTTTCGAAAGGTAGACAATGGCCAACTATCCGTGAATTTTTACAAATACTCATAACTTTTGGACTAACTGTTTTCGCATGGATATTTTTCAGAGCTGAAAATATGACTCATGCCTATCAATATATCACTGAAATGTTTTCCGGCTCACTTTTCACAATCCCTGAATTTGCAGAGAAGAAAAAGGCGGTCATAACAATTCTTCTTGTGATCATTTTTATTCTGGTAGAGTGGAAAGGACGCGAAAATCAGTATGCGATTGAAAAACTAGGTTTGCATTGGAGGAAGCCTCTGAGATATGCCATGTATTACGCTATTATTATCTCTGTTTTTTGGTTTGGAGGAAATACGGAACAGTTCATTTACTTTCAATTTTGA
- a CDS encoding alginate O-acetyltransferase AlgX-related protein, translated as MIKKFILKTAYFILPAVFLFGISLIGLIRTESPDVLRMGMIPNIYKHYRDRFDLSEKENFERLSKTKKRKFDFLTMGDSFSEQKGYGYNHFLAEKYTTLHVDEFISNNQIQTLINLINGDFFDHYTIKYVVLQNVERHFIDNITGINFNTKIEQKQIDSLILNHHEELKENKTDSEFFSRSTLQFPLYYMPKFFICKDYLSNDLIYNYNLNSKKLFSNESDKLLFYKYDIISLAESNKISNVVLLNNVLNKISQKLQEKNVKLIVLPAPDKYDMYYDDIADKINLEKPLFFEHIKPLKKNYLYINSKEILKSHMNNEQDIYFYDDTHWSPVASRIIVNEIDKAVHAR; from the coding sequence ATGATAAAGAAATTTATACTTAAAACAGCATATTTTATCCTTCCGGCAGTATTTCTGTTCGGGATTTCATTAATTGGACTGATCAGAACAGAAAGTCCGGATGTTTTAAGAATGGGAATGATTCCCAATATTTATAAACATTACAGGGATCGCTTTGATTTGTCTGAAAAAGAAAATTTTGAAAGATTATCAAAAACAAAAAAAAGGAAATTTGATTTTTTGACCATGGGAGATTCTTTTTCAGAACAGAAAGGATACGGATATAATCATTTCTTAGCAGAAAAATACACAACTTTACATGTTGATGAATTTATTTCAAATAATCAGATTCAGACCTTAATTAACCTTATCAACGGTGATTTTTTTGACCATTATACGATTAAATATGTTGTTCTTCAAAATGTGGAACGTCATTTCATCGATAATATTACAGGAATAAACTTTAACACGAAAATAGAGCAAAAGCAAATAGATTCTTTGATTTTAAATCATCATGAGGAATTAAAAGAAAATAAAACAGATTCTGAATTTTTTTCCAGATCAACCCTTCAGTTTCCGCTTTACTATATGCCTAAGTTTTTTATTTGTAAAGACTATCTCTCCAACGATTTAATTTATAATTATAATTTAAATTCGAAAAAATTATTCAGTAATGAGTCTGATAAATTGCTTTTTTACAAATACGATATCATCTCTCTTGCCGAAAGTAATAAAATCTCAAATGTCGTTTTGCTAAATAATGTACTCAATAAAATATCTCAAAAACTTCAGGAAAAAAATGTAAAACTCATCGTGTTACCGGCTCCGGATAAATACGATATGTATTATGATGACATTGCCGATAAAATCAATCTGGAGAAGCCGTTATTCTTCGAGCATATTAAACCTCTTAAAAAAAATTATTTATATATAAATTCTAAAGAAATCCTGAAAAGTCATATGAATAATGAGCAGGATATTTATTTTTATGATGATACCCACTGGTCTCCAGTAGCCTCCCGGATCATTGTCAATGAGATTGATAAAGCAGTTCATGCCAGATAG
- a CDS encoding SulP family inorganic anion transporter, which yields MGNILKLFDFSQKINYKNEILAGFTVAMTMIPESLSFAILAGLSPLTGLYAAFMMGLVTAILGGRPGMVSGGAGATIVVLIALIKSHGVEYLFATVVLAGIFQLLVGILKLGKFVRLIPQPVMYGFLNGLAVIIFMAQIEQFKITDANGTVSWLQGTPLYIMATLTVLTIAIVYFFPKITKVVPASLVAILIVFGVVLGFGIHTKTVADIAHISGSLPSFHFPSIPFSLETLQIIFPYALIMAGVGLIESLLTLSMVDEITNSKGNTNKESVAQGLANITNGFFGGMGGCAMVAQTLVNLNAGSRARLSGIIASIMILIIILVGAPFIEKIPMAALVGVMMMVAISTFQWVSIRIVNKMPKSDIFVGMTVALITIVLHNLALAVLVGVIISALVFAWDNATRIRARKYTDENGIKYYEILGPLFFGSVSTFTDKFDPMNDPEQVVIDFKESRIVDMSAIDALDKLSKRYAQQNKKLHLKHLSEDCRKMLKNAEAVIEVNIQDDPTYKVMPEK from the coding sequence ATGGGAAATATTCTTAAACTTTTCGACTTTTCGCAAAAAATCAATTATAAAAACGAAATTTTAGCAGGATTTACGGTTGCCATGACCATGATTCCCGAATCGTTGTCATTTGCCATTCTTGCCGGGCTTTCCCCTCTTACAGGTTTGTATGCTGCTTTTATGATGGGATTGGTTACAGCAATTTTAGGCGGCCGTCCCGGAATGGTTTCCGGTGGAGCAGGTGCAACGATTGTTGTTTTAATTGCTTTAATCAAAAGTCATGGAGTAGAATATCTCTTTGCCACTGTTGTTCTTGCCGGAATTTTTCAGTTGTTGGTAGGTATTCTGAAACTCGGAAAATTCGTGAGATTAATTCCACAGCCGGTAATGTATGGTTTTTTAAATGGTTTGGCGGTAATTATTTTTATGGCACAGATCGAACAGTTCAAAATTACTGATGCCAATGGAACTGTAAGCTGGCTTCAGGGAACTCCATTGTATATTATGGCAACCTTAACAGTTTTAACGATTGCAATTGTTTACTTCTTTCCAAAAATTACAAAGGTGGTTCCTGCTTCTCTGGTTGCTATTTTGATTGTTTTTGGGGTTGTTTTAGGATTTGGTATTCATACCAAAACGGTTGCAGATATTGCGCATATTAGTGGTAGCTTACCGAGTTTTCATTTTCCAAGCATTCCCTTTTCATTGGAGACTTTACAGATCATTTTTCCATACGCTTTGATTATGGCAGGAGTTGGTCTGATTGAATCATTGCTGACGTTATCAATGGTGGATGAAATCACGAACTCTAAAGGAAATACCAATAAAGAATCCGTAGCACAGGGACTAGCCAATATTACAAACGGATTTTTCGGTGGAATGGGAGGTTGTGCGATGGTTGCGCAGACGCTGGTAAATTTAAATGCGGGTTCAAGAGCCAGACTTTCTGGGATTATAGCATCCATAATGATCCTGATTATTATTCTAGTAGGTGCACCATTTATCGAGAAAATTCCGATGGCTGCTTTGGTGGGAGTAATGATGATGGTGGCAATCAGTACATTTCAATGGGTATCTATCAGGATCGTCAACAAAATGCCGAAGTCTGATATTTTTGTTGGAATGACAGTGGCTTTAATTACTATTGTTCTTCACAATCTGGCATTGGCGGTTTTAGTAGGGGTAATTATTTCTGCATTGGTTTTTGCCTGGGATAATGCCACAAGAATTCGTGCCCGAAAATACACCGATGAAAACGGAATTAAGTACTACGAAATTTTAGGTCCGTTATTCTTTGGTTCAGTTAGTACATTTACAGATAAATTTGATCCGATGAATGATCCTGAACAGGTGGTAATTGACTTCAAAGAAAGTCGGATTGTTGATATGAGCGCTATTGATGCTTTAGACAAATTATCAAAAAGATATGCTCAGCAAAATAAAAAATTACATTTAAAACATCTGAGTGAAGACTGCCGGAAAATGCTGAAAAATGCTGAAGCAGTTATTGAAGTAAATATTCAGGATGATCCGACTTATAAAGTAATGCCTGAGAAATAG